The Candidatus Micrarchaeia archaeon region AGAACTACAGAAACATTATATTGCAGGTTTTTATGATGCAGAAGGAGGTTGTAGAGATGTTGAAAAATTTAAATTAGGAATTACAAAATCAATGCATTGTTATTGTTCTATAACATGTAAACATTTTGATAAATATAATGAACCATTACAATTTATACAAAAAGTTCTTTTTAAATTTTCAATAAATTTTAAAATGTATAATTCTACAGAACTTGTATTTACTCATAGAAGAAATATTAAAAAGTTTTTTGATATATTACCATTTAAACATCCATATAAAACAGGGAAATTAGAGGAATTATTATTGTTTTATGGAACTCTTTCTGCCAAAGCATGAATGGCGTAACGACTCTCCCACTGTCCCTGCTTTGGGCCTGGTGAACTCACTACGCGGTGAATATGCCGGGGACTCCTAGTGGGAAAAGAAGACCCCGTGGAGCTTTACTACAGTTTGTTGTTGGTATATGTGGATTGTTGCAGAGTGTAAGTGGGAGCCGTTATGTTGCTGGTTTCGGCTAGTAAATAGGCAATAATGTAACACCACTCAATAGTCTGCGTATGTCTAATCTTAATAAGAGACAGCAGCAGATGGGTAGTTCGGCTGGGAGTTTAATGGGCTAGACTAATATAGAAATTAAGCAAGGATTTTTTTTGCATTCCGAAATATTTAGAATTAGAATGACAAACTAAACTTTGAGGTAGAAAATTAATAAGAGAAGCAAATTTAATTATTTCAGATTTTTTTGAAATAATTATACCTTTCTTTGTTTTTCTACAGATAATATCTAATTTATTGAAGCAATTAACTAATTGATTTTTTAAAGAATCATTTAAACAAGCAATTTCAATGACACAAAAATGCGATTTTGTTGAATAAACACAACCATCACAAGAGCAAAATGCACTTAAAAAAGAGCATAAACAATTTTTATTTTCAATTATTTCTTTTGGAATAATTGGAGTAATTGAATTATTTTTTGTTGTAAAACTTTTACAATATTCAAATAAATTTAATGCAACTTTTTTTGAAAAATATCTTATTGATATTGCATTTGAACATTTATTTAATTTTGAATTTTCTAATAGATATATCTTTTTCATAAGTTTAGAAAATAAAATTAACATTCCTGAAATTTTATTTGTAAATTGAATACAATAAGTTTTTTTACTTTTGTCAAAGTAAATTGAACCATCTGAAAGAAGCATTCCAATTAAAAGTGCTTTATTTTTGTTCATAATAAAATTATTTATTTTTTGTTTTTAAATGTATGCAAAGAGTATATTTCCGGCTTAATTTTTATACTAACCCCTTAGACCAGCAAGCGGTACACCCTCGAAAATGTAACAAGGGTGCCCAATGTTCAACTTAGAAGGGTCAGAAATCCTTCGTAAAGGGACAAAGACAAATGTTGGACTGACTGCGTTCCTAACAAAATCGAACGCAGAGACGAAAGTCGGGCTTAACGAACCTTGGAATCCTATTGATGAGGGCCCAAGCTGTCAGACAAGCTACCCCGGGGGTAACCGACTTGTCGCGGGCGAGAGTACCCATCGACCTCGCGGTTTGGTATTTAAGTGAGTCATAGCAATATGTCACTTAACTAAAACATCGCTGTCGGCTTAGGCTATCCTGGAGGTGCATTCGCTTCCAAGGGTTGGGTTGTTCATCCATCAAAAGCCTACATGAGCTGGGTTCACGTAGTCTACGCGAGTCGGGTAAATTTATATATTTTCCTTATAAAAAATAAATATGGAAGAAATAGGAGAAGAACCAAAAATAAAAATAAACTTTAATGAATTTGAATTTCCTAATGATATGAGGGTTATTCTTTCTAAAAGTGAAATTATTACAAAAGGCATAAAAAAAATACAAGGGGTTAGTAGTTATCATTATTTAACTGGAAAAAGAAGTCCACCAATTTCTTTTATTAAAGAGATTGTTGATTCTAATGTATTAAATAATTTATTAATTACTAATAAAGTTAAATTTGGACATGGAGGGAATGCAGCAAATGCTTTATTACCTTCACATTTAAATCCAAAATTAGCATATCTTGTAGGTGCGCTTAGAGATGGGAACATTAATTCTTGTGGTAAATATGAATTAAGTTATATACAAAAAAATATTAAATGGCTTAATTTTATTTCTGAATTAATTGTTCAAGTTTTTAATCCTAGTAATAAACCTAAAATTATTATTAGAGATAAAAACACACCAAAAGTAATAATTAGCAATAAACCAATTTGTGAATTTTTTAAAATTGTTTTTGAAGTTCCAATTGGTAAAAAAGAAGAATGGTCAACACCAAACATTATATTGAAAAGTTCTAAAGAAATTCAAAAGTATTATATTAAAGGTTATTTTGATGCAGATGGCATTTGCGGTAAACATCTTGGATTTTGTCAATTAAATTTTCAATCTTTAAAAGATTTAAAGACAATGTTAAAGAAATTTAATATTAATTGTACAAATACAATATCAGTTCGCAAATTAAAATCTGGAAAAAAGTTTTATTCATTATATATTAAAAAAGAACATTGGAATGATTTTTTTATGAAAATAGGTTCATCTAATTCTTCTAAATTTACTCGATTCGTACAGAATTAATTTCTGTGGCTACGGCCTAAAGTACGTCGCGAGACAGTACGGTAGTATCTACTGGGAGCGTTTCCACTTGAGAGGAAGGTCCAAAAAGTACGAAAGGAACCTTGGGTCGATGCCTCTGGTGTACCAGTTGTGCCAAAGCATTGCTGGGTAGCTACGCATTATAGGATAAGAGCTGAAAGCATCTAAGCTCGAAGTCTATCTCAAGACTAGGTGGAGTAGGCGGTTATAATAGATAACTTTGATAGGATAGGGATGTAAGCACTGAGTTCACACGAGGTGTTCAGTCCACTATTACTAAAGCCGTTTCATATCCAAGTAGGTGTCTCAAAAAAACTACCTCTTTCATTCTTACGCATTTTTTCTTTTTAAAAAAAGATTAGTGGAAACTAGGTTTTTAATAACTTAAAATAAATTCCATTTTTTCTTTATTATCTAATTTTGCAAAACCTAATTTATCAAAATAAACTATCTCTTCTGACTTTAATTCAGTTGCGCTTTTTTCTATTTTTCCTTCAAATTTTTTTCCTTCTGAAGTTAATAAAGCTGCATTAATGGAGTTATTTTTATATATCCAAATAATAGTTGGAATATCAATTGATTTTTTATCTTCTAATTTATTCACTTTTTTATCTAATCTTATATTCATTAAATTTTTCATTCTAATTTCTTTTTCTTTATATTTATCAAAATCTTCTTTTTCAATAAAATATTTTTCCTCTTCAATTTCAAGTTCTTGTGGATTTTTTATAAAATTTAAATGAGTTGCATTGTCTTTTATGTATTTTGTATTTATTTTATATAGGATATTCCAATCTAGATTTGAATCTGTTGGTTTTAATCCTATTTGTATCATATATTCTCTAATTGCTT contains the following coding sequences:
- a CDS encoding LAGLIDADG family homing endonuclease; the encoded protein is MEEIGEEPKIKINFNEFEFPNDMRVILSKSEIITKGIKKIQGVSSYHYLTGKRSPPISFIKEIVDSNVLNNLLITNKVKFGHGGNAANALLPSHLNPKLAYLVGALRDGNINSCGKYELSYIQKNIKWLNFISELIVQVFNPSNKPKIIIRDKNTPKVIISNKPICEFFKIVFEVPIGKKEEWSTPNIILKSSKEIQKYYIKGYFDADGICGKHLGFCQLNFQSLKDLKTMLKKFNINCTNTISVRKLKSGKKFYSLYIKKEHWNDFFMKIGSSNSSKFTRFVQN